Part of the Methanothermobacter sp. MT-2 genome is shown below.
CCATAAGAGACTGGGTAGCCCTCCGTATAGTAGATGAACCACACCCACGCACAGGAAAAAGATACCGTGTATACCCCACAATGAACTTCGCAGTAACAATAGACGACCACCTACTAGGAATAACACACGTACTCAGAGGAAAAGACCACATAACAAACACAGAAAAACAAGAATACCTCTACAAACACCTCGGATGGAAACCACCAACATTCATACACTACGGCCGACTACACATGGACAACATACAACTCAGCACATCCAAAACAAGGGAAGGAATACAAAAAGGAACATACAAAGGATGGGACGACCCAAGACTCGGAACAATAAGAGCCATAAAAAGGCGAGGAATACAAGCACAGGCCATAAGAGAAGCCATGATAGAAATCGGCGCAAAAATAGCAGACACAACCCTAACCTGGAAAAAAATCTACGGCCTAAACAAAAACATACTAGAGGACATGGCAAACAGATACTTCTTCGTAGCAGAACCCCAACCATTCAAAATCAAAAACCTCCCAGAACACTTAAAAGGTACAATCAAAAGACCATTACACCCAGACCACCCAGAAAGGGGCCAAAGGAAAATACCATTCAACGGCAGAATCTACATCCAAAAAGACGACCTCAAAAAAGCGAAAATACTAAGACTCGTAGATGCGGTCAACGTCAAAATAAAAAACAACAGCCTAGAATATCACAGCATGAGCCTAGAAGAAGCGAGAAAACACAATGCAAAAATAATACACTGGGTGCCAATGGACGAAAACATACCAGCCAATGTAATAATGCCAAACACAAAAATTGTAGAAGGCCTCCTTGAACCAGCCGCAAAAAGCCTCAAAATCGACCAAATAGTACAACTTGAAAGATTCGGATTCGCAAGAGTAGATAAAACAAACAAAAAAACCACATTCTATTACACCCACAAATAAATAAAGGAGGATAAAAAATTTGACGCTAATCAACGAAAATTACCTACACCTCGAAGAAAGCTACCTATTCTCCAAAATCAACCAGAAAATAGAAGAATACCGAAAAGAAAACCCAAAGGCCAATATAATAAGCATGGGCATAGGAGACGTTACAAGACCACTACCAAAAGCCGTCATAGAAGCATTCCACAATGCAGTGGATGAAATGGCCCACAAGGAAACATTCAAAGGATACGGCCCAGAACAAGGCTACCCATTCCTCAGAGAAGCGATAATAGAAAACGACTACAAACCAAGAGGGATCAAACTAACACTACAAGAGGTATTCATAAGTGATGGTGCAAAATGCGACACAGCAAACATCCAAGAAATATTCAGCAAAGACAACAAAGTCGCCATAACAGACCCAGTATACCCAGTATACGTTGAGAGTAATGTAATGGCAGGCCGGGGAGGACCACAAAACAAAAAAGGCCAATACAAAAACATCACATACCTACCCTGCACGGCAGAAAACAACTTCCAACCACCCCTACCAGAAGAAAAAGCAGACCTGATCTACCTCTGCTACCCAAACAATCCAACAGGGACGAGCCTAACAAAAGACCAACTGAAAGAATGGGTTGACTATGCAAGGGACAACAATAGCATAATACTATTCGACGGAGCATACGAAGCCTACATACAAGAAAAGAATATACCACACAGCATCTACGAAATAGAAGGGGCCCTGGAAGTTGCGATAGAATTCAGGAGCTTCTCAAAGACAGCAGGCTTCACAGGTACAAGATGCGCCTACACCATAGTACCAGAAGAACTAGAAGCAGAAGACAGCCAAGGAAGAAAACACCCACTAAATAGGTTATGGAACAGAAGACAAACCACAAAATTCAATGGCGTATCCTATCCAGTACAAGTGGCAGCAGCAGCAACCTACACCAAAGAAGGACAAAAAGAAATCAAAAAATCAATAAAATACTACATGGAAAATGCTAGGATAATCAGAGAAAACCTAAAGGATACTGGCCTAGAATACTATGGTGGGGTCAATGCGCCATACATTTGGATCAAAACACCCAATGGCATGAAATCATGGCAATTCTTCGACAAACTACTAGAAGAAGCCCAGGTAGTAGGCACACCAGGCACGGGCTTCGGGCCAAGCGGCGAAGGATATTTTAGATTAACAGCATTCAACACACGAAAAAACACCGAAGAGGCAATGGAAAGAATAAAAAAGATAGAATTCTGAAAAATTATTTTCTTTCGATTTTTATTCTTATAGGTGCCTCCACACCCCTCCTGCGCAACATCCAAATGACTAATCCTATTATGATGAGGATTATAAGCCATACTGGTATAACTACGACAGTATCAGTGGTATTTATTGTCTTGATTGCCTGGAACCTACCATATTTTATTGTTGTATCTACCTTGTACAAACCAAGGTCTGTCCATCCAGGAGCCCACCTTTCAACGAGAGTATAATTATCTTCAGGGTATACCACGCCTTCTATAGGAATACTATGACTGGTCAAGCCTCTAATATCTATTGAACCTGTCATGTTTGCCTGAACGGTACCATTATTCTTGAGCTCATAGACAAACTCTCCTGGAATAAAACTCAGAAGTATAATAGGTGCCTTATGGTCAATGAGTTGTAGGGATTCTATGATAGGCCCTGGGAGTCCCACTCTTATGGGTACTACAAGTTCGACTCCATGGGTGATTTGTGTTCCACCTGTAACATTCTCCACCACGGGAAGACCCCTTATAACAAGTGCGCCTACAGCATCTGAATAATTTATCTTAGATGGTGCTTTTACAGTGAATGTTATCTTCCTGGATTCTCCAGGTTTTAAAGTGAATGTTGTGTTACCATTGATTGTTATCCAATTTGCAATACCTTTATCAGAATATACGAGGTGTATGCTGTCCATAAGAAGCCTCTTTTTTTCAACGGTAACATTGACAGTTTCATTACCGATATTTTTCACTGTAACTTCACCGGTTACTGTCCCACCTGGTTTGAGGTCGTAGCGGAATTCCGCCGGCGAAGCCCATAGGCCAGTTGCAATAATTGGATATAGTGACCCTAGGAGGAATATGAACATTAAAGTTGCCACAAAAATCTTGAACTTCATCTGAGACTCTCCCCCCTACAGTTGACTAAATTTGGTCATTATAATAAATAAGGTAGAATAAAAAAAAGTTTTTGCTAAAAAATGCGAATTGGATCAGATCTATGGTTGTACGTTGTGTTTCACGGCAGTGTAGATCAAGGTTATAATATAGGTTCCATCTTCTGTAAATGATGGTATTGTAAGCTGTTGCTGTGTGGTCCATGTAAATGGTGTTCCTGAACCCTGACTAGCCTTAGGCATGTTATCATAGATCTTTAAAAGACTTGTTGAAAGTTGTTGGAAGCTTCCGGTAACATTACTCCTTATCTTATAATTACCAGCTATTGGTATTGTGTCCTCTGTGTTTGGAGTGGTTGGTCTAAAGTCTGTGTCATTTGTCTGGACATAAAGGTCTATTTTAACATTGCCAGCGTTCTTTATATTGTAACTTGGGCTCTCGTAAGTACCACCTGCACTCTGATTACCAAAGTTCACTGGAGTGTCAAGCTCTATTGATATGGCCTCTGGTACTGATACGGTTACAGTCTGGTTTGCCGTGGCTGCTGATGATGTGTCATATGCTCCTAATGCGACTGCGAACATCAAAGCCAACAGTAACGCTATTAATCCTCCGATTTTTTCCTTCATATTATATCACCTAACGACAATCCCAGTATAGTCTTAATTATAAAACGATTTTTTCATAGGGTATATTTAAAGTTTTTGGTTTATGTGAAGATTGAGACCAAATATAAAAAAAAGTTTGTGACTATTGTCACAATAATTTGGCGGATCCACAAAAAAATTGAATGGTCATAGAGATCCTAAAAAAAGAGGAAATACTCAACCCTCCCCCAAAGGACGTCCAAAAACCCCCCCAAAAAATAAGGAATTTTCATGTTGCAGTATAGATTATGGTCACAGAATATGTTCCAGGATCGGCATAAAGCGGTACACTAATATAAAAACTCATGTCCACTCTCTCAATACCAGTTCCCAAATAACGTAATATACTCTGATTTGATGTTGTAAATGATGTTTTAGTAACATTTTGAGTGCTAGACTTAAGGTTATCAATGGAGATTATTGAACCATCTTCACTTACTAGATCGCCATTTGCCCTGACATAAAGGTCACCTGCCCCATTATGATCTATTATTACATTCACGGCATTCGGATAACTTCTTTCTGTGCCATCAGGGGGTACAGTCCCAAGATTTAAAATAGATGGGGTTACACTAACAGATACGTGCCCTGACAATGGCTGTACCGTGATATTACCCATATTCGTCGAGATGTTCTTTATAGACTGATTTGTCTGGTTTTCTGCTGCAACTGCAAATACGCCCAACAATAACACACATAATACCATGACTGAAAGAATCCTTAAATCCAATTTAACCCCCTTCTATAAGCACCTATCATGAACCACCCTATCCTTAGCAACTAAGAGCCTCCTTACTCCAATAAAGAGCTTACCACTTGTCTTAACAGTCTAAGGGCTCATAAAGGACAGTCCTCACTCTACACAAATTCAAGGTTGCCATCTATCCCTGTCTATAATGTTCTGTTTGAATACTTATATAAAGTTATTACCGGCTTTTTCTCTTGTTGTATTCCTTCCCTTTCGGAAGGGAGGCTTAATAACAATGCTAAGTTAAACTTTGCGGTTTAACATATCAAATATCAAATTTAGAAAAAAAATTCATAAAACTAGCTATGATGCACACTTGAGGATACAATTAACCCCAAGCTCTGTAGAAATCATAGGGAAGT
Proteins encoded:
- a CDS encoding glutamate--tRNA ligase, with translation MIDKTIYKYALINAVKHKGKAMEKAVIGAVMSNEPQLRKKAQQVSKKTKNIVENVNKMTPQEQKRELQKLGIKLEEKKETKKKKKLPPLPNIQEKVIMRFAPNPSGPLHIGHARAAILNHEYAKKYNGKLILRMEDTDPRRVDPKAYQMIQEDLKWLGIKWDQLIIQSDRIPTYYKHAKKILEKGGGYICTCKPTEFKKLKDQSKSCPCRNLPTKENLKRWEQMQKMPEGKAVLRIKTDLKHKNPAIRDWVALRIVDEPHPRTGKRYRVYPTMNFAVTIDDHLLGITHVLRGKDHITNTEKQEYLYKHLGWKPPTFIHYGRLHMDNIQLSTSKTREGIQKGTYKGWDDPRLGTIRAIKRRGIQAQAIREAMIEIGAKIADTTLTWKKIYGLNKNILEDMANRYFFVAEPQPFKIKNLPEHLKGTIKRPLHPDHPERGQRKIPFNGRIYIQKDDLKKAKILRLVDAVNVKIKNNSLEYHSMSLEEARKHNAKIIHWVPMDENIPANVIMPNTKIVEGLLEPAAKSLKIDQIVQLERFGFARVDKTNKKTTFYYTHK
- a CDS encoding L,L-diaminopimelate aminotransferase, producing the protein MTLINENYLHLEESYLFSKINQKIEEYRKENPKANIISMGIGDVTRPLPKAVIEAFHNAVDEMAHKETFKGYGPEQGYPFLREAIIENDYKPRGIKLTLQEVFISDGAKCDTANIQEIFSKDNKVAITDPVYPVYVESNVMAGRGGPQNKKGQYKNITYLPCTAENNFQPPLPEEKADLIYLCYPNNPTGTSLTKDQLKEWVDYARDNNSIILFDGAYEAYIQEKNIPHSIYEIEGALEVAIEFRSFSKTAGFTGTRCAYTIVPEELEAEDSQGRKHPLNRLWNRRQTTKFNGVSYPVQVAAAATYTKEGQKEIKKSIKYYMENARIIRENLKDTGLEYYGGVNAPYIWIKTPNGMKSWQFFDKLLEEAQVVGTPGTGFGPSGEGYFRLTAFNTRKNTEEAMERIKKIEF